In the genome of Bradyrhizobium arachidis, one region contains:
- a CDS encoding ABC transporter substrate-binding protein has protein sequence MIISRRGLLKTGLAAGAALWIPSILRTQAASTTARTVRMVKAGDLRVFDPITTTATITQDHGLAVYDTLFALDSKFMSQPQMVGKWGVSDHKKTYTFELRDGLGWHDGTPVTASDCVASIRRWAQVNTGGQLLLSRVRDISKRDDKTFTIALNEPLGALIEILGRYSSPNPYIMREKDAERPATEQVTANIGSGPFKFNHALARPGASFTYDRNEHYVPRSEPADGFAGGKIVKVDRVIWDNIADEQTALAALQAGEIDCSELASTDLFSVIDGDPSLALQVLNKTGSMLHLRMNCLQKPFDNVKARQAMLHLVDQEAALHAAIGDPKYFQTVTSIFGNGTPYSNDENTGWYKKGGDPEKATQLFKDAGYAGEKIVILQPTNIAFISNASQLLATALRKIGINAELAPSDWGGVTTRRSNKGPVEKGGWNIFITSESAFSRTDPLSSPAMTANGDRGWYGWPSSEEYEALRAKWADVETLDERKVLARQMQRVWWEFAGDILLGQYVSPIARRKTLAGMIEMPGNTAMWSMYKI, from the coding sequence GTGATAATCTCGCGACGCGGCCTCCTGAAGACGGGCTTGGCCGCCGGGGCCGCTTTATGGATTCCTTCGATCCTGCGGACACAGGCAGCCTCAACCACCGCGCGCACGGTTCGCATGGTGAAGGCCGGGGACCTCCGCGTCTTTGATCCCATCACTACTACGGCTACTATCACTCAAGACCATGGCCTTGCAGTTTACGACACGCTGTTTGCGCTCGACTCAAAGTTCATGTCGCAGCCGCAAATGGTGGGGAAGTGGGGCGTTTCCGACCACAAAAAGACTTACACGTTCGAGCTTCGGGATGGTCTAGGATGGCACGATGGCACCCCTGTCACGGCCTCCGACTGTGTCGCCTCGATCCGTCGCTGGGCTCAGGTTAATACTGGCGGACAGCTGCTTCTGTCCCGGGTGAGGGACATTTCTAAGAGGGATGATAAAACCTTTACAATCGCGCTCAACGAGCCGCTGGGGGCTCTGATAGAGATCCTCGGGAGATATTCGTCACCGAATCCATACATCATGCGCGAGAAGGATGCGGAACGGCCGGCAACCGAGCAGGTGACCGCAAATATCGGATCAGGGCCGTTCAAGTTCAATCATGCTCTTGCCAGGCCGGGGGCGAGCTTCACGTATGACCGTAACGAGCATTATGTGCCGCGCAGTGAACCGGCTGACGGGTTCGCCGGCGGTAAGATCGTCAAGGTCGACCGCGTCATCTGGGACAATATCGCCGATGAGCAGACTGCTCTGGCGGCCTTGCAGGCCGGCGAGATCGATTGCAGCGAACTCGCCTCCACCGATTTGTTTTCAGTGATTGATGGCGATCCCAGTCTTGCGCTTCAGGTTCTGAACAAAACAGGTTCGATGCTGCACCTGCGGATGAACTGTCTGCAGAAGCCGTTCGACAATGTGAAGGCGCGCCAAGCCATGCTTCACCTTGTCGATCAGGAGGCTGCCTTGCACGCGGCGATTGGAGATCCAAAATACTTCCAAACCGTCACATCGATATTCGGAAATGGAACGCCCTATTCCAATGACGAAAATACCGGGTGGTACAAGAAGGGTGGCGATCCGGAAAAGGCCACGCAGCTTTTCAAGGACGCTGGATATGCCGGCGAGAAAATAGTCATTCTACAACCTACGAATATTGCGTTCATAAGCAACGCCTCACAGCTTCTGGCGACCGCCCTGCGCAAGATTGGCATCAATGCCGAACTTGCGCCAAGTGACTGGGGCGGGGTCACCACGCGTCGTAGTAACAAAGGCCCCGTCGAAAAGGGCGGCTGGAACATCTTTATTACATCTGAATCCGCCTTCTCCCGCACCGATCCGCTGAGCAGTCCTGCCATGACCGCAAATGGCGACAGGGGCTGGTACGGCTGGCCGAGTAGCGAAGAGTATGAGGCTCTTCGAGCCAAATGGGCCGATGTCGAAACGCTCGACGAGCGCAAAGTGCTGGCCCGCCAGATGCAGCGAGTATGGTGGGAATTCGCCGGCGATATTCTGCTGGGTCAGTATGTTTCGCCAATCGCGCGGCGCAAGACGCTCGCCGGCATGATCGAGATGCCGGGGAATACCGCTATGTGGAGCATGTACAAGATCTGA